The Verrucomicrobiota bacterium DNA segment GACGAAGTGAAGATTCGAACCACGGCCGTCTATACGAACACGCCCATCATGACCACGCTCGGCGGCGCCCGAGCCGCCGCGCTGGGGATCGCCGCGATCAAGAAAAGCGGTTATGCGGTGAAGACCTTGCAGGAGTATCACCCGTAGGCGGCTTGGGAATGTATGGGCCTCTCCTGGTCGCGATTGCTCTGTAGCGCAGAGTTGCACTCTGCCGTACCGCGGAATTGCATTCCGCTGGCGCCAGGCAAGTTCGTGCGCCCTGGACCTTGCCCAAGCGCTGCCGATTGCAGATCGGCGATACAGCAGAGTGCAACTCTGCGCTACGTCACGAGCACGAGCCTTGCCTTTCCCAAAGCCCCCTTTCCCGCGTGACCACCGGCGAAAAACTCCTGCGCGAATTGATCGCGCGGCCCAGCGTGAACCCCGCGTTCGTTCCGGCGGATGATCCGCACGCCGGGGAACAGCGGGTCGCGGAGTTTCTCGTGGACGTGTTCAAGAAGGCCGGTTTAGTCATCGAGCGCCAAAGAGTTTTTCCAGGCCGCGACAACATCATCGCGCGCCTTCTCCCCAAACAGAAGCCGGCGCAGAGGATTTTGCTTGCCCCCCACATGGACACCGTTGGCGTTCCCGATGAGAAGTCCTTCGTTCCGCGAGCGCGAAACGGGCGCCTTTACGGGCGAGGCGCATGCGACACGAAGGGCACTGTGGCGATGATGACGGCGGCTTTGCTCGATCTCGCTTGTTCCCGCCGCCGGCCTTCGCGCACCGAAATCGCCTTTGCAGGCCTGATTGACGAAGAGAACGGACAGACCGGATCGCGCGTCTTGGCGGCGTCGCAATTCAAGGCCGATTTGGCCATCGTGGGCGAGCCGACCGAGCTGCGCGTCGTCACGGCGCACAAAGGCGATCTGTGGCTGGAACTGGAGGCGCGCGGCAAATCAGCCCATGGCGCGCGGCCTGAACTGGGGCGGAACGCAGTGCACGCCATGGCGAGGATTGTGGATTTGTTGGAGACGGATTACGCCGCGCAGTTGCGGAAGCGGCGCCATTCTTTGTTGGGCAACCCAACCATCAATGTCGGCTCTATGGCGGGCGGAATTCAGCCGAACATTGTCCCTGATCGGTGCGTGATCAGCATTGACCGCAGGACATTACCGGGCGAAACGGAAACGACAGTCCGCCGGGAAATCCGCGCGCTGCTGCATCGCCGCCGCCACCAGGCGGCCTTCCGCAACGTGAAAGCGGCCGAGTGCCTGCCGATGGAGACTACGCTGGATTTGCCGCTCGTTCGGCAGTTCTTGCGGAGCGTCGGGCAAAAGCAACCCGCAGGCGTTGATTTTTTTTGCGATGCGTCCGTGTTGTCCGCCGGCGGCATTCCGAGCGTGGTGTTCGGCGCCGGGAACATCGCTCAGGCGCACACCGCGGACGAGTGGATTTCCCTGCGTTCTCTCGAATCTGGTACGGCGCTGCTGACTCGATTCCTGGA contains these protein-coding regions:
- a CDS encoding M20 family metallopeptidase produces the protein MTTGEKLLRELIARPSVNPAFVPADDPHAGEQRVAEFLVDVFKKAGLVIERQRVFPGRDNIIARLLPKQKPAQRILLAPHMDTVGVPDEKSFVPRARNGRLYGRGACDTKGTVAMMTAALLDLACSRRRPSRTEIAFAGLIDEENGQTGSRVLAASQFKADLAIVGEPTELRVVTAHKGDLWLELEARGKSAHGARPELGRNAVHAMARIVDLLETDYAAQLRKRRHSLLGNPTINVGSMAGGIQPNIVPDRCVISIDRRTLPGETETTVRREIRALLHRRRHQAAFRNVKAAECLPMETTLDLPLVRQFLRSVGQKQPAGVDFFCDASVLSAGGIPSVVFGAGNIAQAHTADEWISLRSLESGTALLTRFLESLP